AGCTGCAGGTAGTTCTGGCTGGCTTGCAGCTGCGGGTACGCCTCGGCGACGGCGAACAGACTGCGCAGCGCCTGCTGCAGGTGCCCCTCTGCCACCCCGGCCTCGGCCGGTCCCGACGCGGCGAGCGTCTCGGCGCGCGCTCGGGTGACCCCTTCGAAGACCTCTTTCTCATGCGCGGCGTAGCCGCGCACCGTCTCGATGAGGTTAGGGATGAGATCGGCTCTGCGCTTGAGCTGCACGGCGATCCCGCTCCACGCCTCGTCGACTCGCACCTTCAGCTGCACCAGCGAGTTGTATGTCGACCACAGATAGATCCCGACGAGCAGCAGCACTCCGACGACGATCAGTACCGGCCACAGCCATTCCATGCACAGCCCCCTCTTGAACCGACATCCATCCTATGCGCGTATCACTGCGCGTCGGCTGGACGACAGGCCGCGCTCAGGCGCCGAGGATGCGCTCGAGGTGCCGGTTGCCGAACAGCCGGTCGGGATCGAGCCGGTCGCGCAGCGCGACGAAGTCGTCGAACCGCGGATAGCGTTCGCGCAGCTGCTCGGCGGTCAGACTGTGCAGCTTTCCCCAGTGCGGGCGGCCGCCGTGGGCGAGCATGATCTGCTCGACCGCGTCGAAGTACTCACGCGGATCCGCGCGCCAGTAGCGGTGCACGGCGATGTACGCGCTGTCCCGACCGGATGCGGTCGACAGCCACAGGTCGTCGGCGGCGGCGAAGCGCACCTCGACGGGGAACTCGATGCGCCACCCGCGGTCGGCGATGAGCCGGCGCAGCTCGCCGAACGCCGACCCGACACTCTCGACCGGCAGCGCGTACTCCATCTCTCGGAAGCGCACGTTGCGGTGGTGGACGAGCA
The window above is part of the Microbacterium sp. nov. GSS16 genome. Proteins encoded here:
- a CDS encoding LemA family protein, with the protein product MEWLWPVLIVVGVLLLVGIYLWSTYNSLVQLKVRVDEAWSGIAVQLKRRADLIPNLIETVRGYAAHEKEVFEGVTRARAETLAASGPAEAGVAEGHLQQALRSLFAVAEAYPQLQASQNYLQLQHSLVDTEDKVQAARRFYNGGVRELNTKIKVFPNNLFARGLGFTEREFFEVNDDGAISEPPRVQF